Proteins encoded together in one Planctomyces sp. SH-PL14 window:
- a CDS encoding DUF899 family protein codes for MKDAATPGVVSREEWERARADLLVREKEHTHAGDALAAARRRLPMTPMEPVTVAGASGPVTLRDVFEGRRMLLVYHFMWNRGAAHHKQCEGCTHSQAAMTAAVSAYLAERDVTYAVFSSGPFEELLAYRDFMGWGTPWYSTADSGPALATRDGGDLRCYLRTGDGVFQTYETKWRGIEAMLPTLQLLDLTPYGRQETWEDSPVTVQLDEAGSWWRRDGRPVAQWTRTDKSVE; via the coding sequence ATGAAGGACGCAGCGACACCCGGAGTTGTCAGCCGCGAGGAATGGGAGCGGGCGCGGGCGGACCTGCTGGTTCGCGAGAAGGAGCACACGCATGCCGGCGACGCGCTGGCCGCCGCCCGGCGACGTCTGCCGATGACGCCCATGGAGCCGGTCACCGTCGCGGGAGCCAGCGGGCCCGTCACGCTGCGGGACGTGTTCGAAGGCCGGCGAATGCTGCTCGTCTATCACTTCATGTGGAACCGAGGGGCGGCTCACCACAAACAGTGCGAAGGCTGCACGCACAGCCAGGCGGCCATGACCGCGGCCGTCTCTGCCTATCTCGCCGAGCGGGATGTGACCTACGCCGTCTTCAGCAGCGGTCCGTTCGAGGAACTCCTCGCCTATCGGGACTTCATGGGCTGGGGGACGCCCTGGTACTCGACGGCGGACTCCGGACCGGCCCTCGCCACCCGGGACGGCGGAGACCTCCGCTGCTACCTCAGGACCGGCGACGGGGTGTTCCAAACGTACGAAACCAAGTGGCGGGGGATCGAGGCGATGCTCCCCACGCTGCAGCTGCTGGACCTGACCCCGTATGGCCGGCAGGAGACGTGGGAGGACTCCCCCGTGACCGTCCAGCTCGACGAAGCAGGCTCCTGGTGGCGTCGCGACGGCCGTCCCGTGGCCCAGTGGACGCGGACCGACAAGTCTGTGGAGTAG
- a CDS encoding ankyrin repeat domain-containing protein: MTIHQDAADGNIEGIRRHLRKRAAVDERDEDGLTPLAHAAWSPLAGADVVRLLLEAGADPNGALKDRDHAALELAACSGSLDKVEALLSAGAEIGWASPQGYTTLVKAIYKLQNNPSLIPMVDLLIRRGAELDSTTEYGESPLSVASRFGRFDLVQILLDAGADPTDTLGWSPLMQAVALGTADDVARALETCGPADVAEDRDGYGRTPLHLAALTDDVRKIELLVAHGGDLTGTDRVGTTPLMEAAQEGRLAALQCLLELGADLEAVDSHNQTALLVAAAAGETESVRVLQDAGANDDHRNQFDELAVSLAVNVATARLLTHGEDLSLLRTDVQRRIIGLPVEAPIESTPEEYRTGRTRWFGTLNPQLMNVPHWRAMIRAGCCAYRAAEKFDDTDTLGSGPGWCFDRFGMSLTELPDGRFVNIGGEHEDHYDPDFCIYNDIVIHDGAGGFDILGYPETLFPPTDFHTATLARDGIYIIGGLNYPHGRVFGTTPVYRLDCRTWKIEPVKTTGDNPGWIYGHRARSESPTRIVIT, encoded by the coding sequence GTGACGATTCATCAGGATGCCGCCGACGGCAACATCGAAGGGATCCGGCGGCATCTGCGGAAGCGCGCGGCGGTCGACGAGCGTGACGAGGACGGACTCACGCCGCTGGCCCACGCGGCCTGGAGCCCGCTCGCGGGTGCCGATGTGGTGCGGCTGCTGCTCGAGGCGGGGGCGGATCCGAACGGGGCGCTGAAGGACCGCGACCACGCCGCGCTGGAACTGGCGGCCTGCTCCGGGAGCCTCGACAAAGTCGAGGCCCTCCTGTCTGCGGGAGCGGAGATCGGCTGGGCCTCGCCGCAGGGCTACACCACCCTCGTCAAGGCGATCTACAAGCTCCAGAACAACCCCTCGCTGATCCCGATGGTCGATCTGCTGATCCGCCGCGGGGCCGAGCTCGACAGCACGACGGAGTACGGCGAATCCCCCCTGAGCGTGGCGTCGCGGTTCGGCCGCTTCGACCTGGTCCAGATCCTGCTCGACGCCGGAGCCGATCCGACGGACACGCTCGGCTGGTCCCCCCTGATGCAGGCCGTGGCTCTGGGGACGGCGGACGACGTGGCCCGGGCCCTGGAGACGTGCGGGCCCGCGGACGTCGCCGAGGACCGGGACGGATACGGGCGCACGCCGCTGCATCTGGCCGCTCTCACGGACGACGTCCGGAAGATCGAACTGCTGGTCGCCCACGGCGGCGATCTGACGGGGACGGATCGCGTGGGGACTACCCCCCTGATGGAGGCGGCCCAAGAAGGCCGGCTGGCCGCCCTGCAATGCCTCCTCGAGCTGGGAGCCGATCTGGAAGCGGTCGACTCGCACAATCAGACGGCGCTCCTGGTCGCCGCCGCGGCTGGAGAGACGGAATCCGTTCGAGTCCTGCAGGATGCCGGAGCGAACGACGACCATCGCAACCAGTTCGACGAACTCGCGGTCTCCCTGGCCGTCAACGTCGCGACCGCCCGGTTGCTCACGCACGGGGAAGACCTCAGCCTGCTCCGCACCGACGTCCAGCGGAGGATCATCGGCCTGCCGGTCGAGGCTCCCATCGAGTCGACCCCGGAGGAGTACCGCACCGGTCGGACGCGGTGGTTCGGGACCTTGAACCCGCAGCTGATGAACGTCCCCCACTGGAGGGCGATGATCCGGGCCGGCTGCTGCGCGTATCGGGCGGCGGAGAAGTTCGACGATACGGACACCCTCGGGTCCGGGCCGGGGTGGTGCTTCGACCGGTTCGGCATGTCGCTGACGGAGCTGCCGGACGGGCGGTTCGTGAATATCGGCGGAGAGCACGAGGACCACTACGACCCTGACTTCTGCATCTACAACGACATCGTGATCCACGACGGCGCGGGGGGCTTCGACATCCTGGGCTACCCCGAGACGCTGTTCCCGCCGACCGACTTTCACACCGCCACGCTGGCGAGGGACGGCATCTACATCATCGGGGGGCTGAACTATCCGCACGGCCGAGTGTTTGGGACGACCCCCGTTTACCGCCTGGACTGCCGGACGTGGAAGATCGAACCGGTGAAGACCACGGGGGACAATCCGGGCTGGATCTACGGCCACCGCGCCCGGAGCGAATCGCCGACGCGGATCGTCATCACCTAG
- a CDS encoding winged helix-turn-helix domain-containing protein has translation MSYFNGPGTLSPEMTASLPELFTVRSDAEWSAINSSVRVEMLVFMLTVGPCSIRELASLMNRPADGLYHHMRKLVSAGIVRDVDVRSVGTQTETIYQTVAKDITIERNIGRKRTRDRSIRLFRTMMQHALRVVEAAIETQRAVLEGSKQNFRLNWQVSWLDDRQLAEIKEHQAAISGILQQGMQQRQGQLIAHLTYMVPVVRTREAPSPQDPESKT, from the coding sequence TTGTCGTATTTCAATGGCCCGGGTACACTCTCCCCTGAGATGACCGCTTCGCTGCCAGAACTGTTTACGGTCCGAAGTGACGCCGAGTGGAGTGCAATCAACTCTTCAGTCCGCGTGGAGATGCTCGTCTTTATGCTCACGGTTGGTCCGTGTTCGATCCGTGAATTGGCGTCGCTGATGAACCGGCCCGCTGATGGCTTGTACCACCACATGCGCAAGCTCGTCTCGGCGGGAATCGTTCGTGATGTTGATGTTCGAAGCGTCGGCACGCAGACCGAGACGATCTACCAGACGGTGGCCAAGGACATCACGATCGAACGCAACATTGGCCGAAAGCGAACGCGTGACAGAAGCATTCGCCTCTTTCGGACGATGATGCAGCACGCCCTGCGTGTCGTCGAAGCCGCCATCGAAACTCAGAGAGCCGTGCTTGAAGGATCGAAGCAGAATTTCCGGTTGAACTGGCAGGTCTCCTGGCTTGATGACCGACAACTGGCAGAGATCAAAGAACACCAGGCGGCTATCAGCGGAATCCTGCAGCAAGGAATGCAACAAAGGCAAGGGCAATTGATCGCCCATTTGACCTACATGGTTCCCGTTGTGCGTACTCGCGAAGCTCCTTCTCCTCAAGACCCAGAAAGCAAGACATGA
- a CDS encoding ArsR/SmtB family transcription factor yields the protein MPTKRQTADPPCCARVPLDERPLLTPIQAGGLAAVFKVLANDTRLRLLHALVRDGELCVTELAASIGMKPQAVSNQLQRLLDLGILSSRRDGNNIHYRLIDACVRSLMDQALCLMEEVSGTGKGCR from the coding sequence ATGCCCACGAAACGTCAGACTGCCGATCCCCCCTGCTGTGCGCGAGTGCCGCTCGACGAACGGCCCCTCTTGACGCCGATTCAGGCGGGAGGGCTAGCAGCGGTCTTTAAGGTGCTGGCCAATGACACGCGGCTCCGCCTGCTGCACGCCCTGGTGCGGGACGGCGAACTGTGCGTGACCGAGCTGGCCGCTTCGATCGGCATGAAGCCGCAGGCCGTCTCGAACCAACTCCAGCGGCTGCTGGATCTCGGAATCCTGAGCTCGCGGCGTGACGGGAACAACATCCACTACCGGCTGATCGATGCCTGCGTCCGCTCCCTGATGGATCAGGCCCTGTGCCTGATGGAAGAAGTGAGCGGGACCGGAAAGGGCTGCCGGTGA
- a CDS encoding MIP/aquaporin family protein, which yields MTSRRRQCLAEGFGTFAIVFAGTGAIVINDVSGGAVTHVGISLTFGLIVLAMIYALGDVSGCHLNPAVTLGFCAAGRFPARSVPSYLASQSLGALAASLTLKGMFPEHATLGATVPAGGPLQAFLMEAILTWILMTVILRVSVGARETGAMAGVAVGAVIALEALFGGPVSGASMNPARSLAPAIVSRQLGTLWIYIAAPILGALAGVALDRAISEPPLEPVTSKE from the coding sequence ATGACGAGCCGACGCAGGCAGTGTCTCGCCGAGGGCTTCGGCACCTTTGCGATCGTGTTCGCCGGGACCGGCGCCATCGTGATCAATGACGTCTCCGGCGGGGCCGTCACGCATGTCGGCATCTCGCTGACCTTCGGCCTCATCGTCCTGGCGATGATCTACGCCCTGGGGGACGTCTCCGGCTGCCATCTGAATCCCGCAGTGACGCTGGGGTTCTGCGCGGCCGGGCGTTTTCCCGCCCGCTCTGTCCCCTCCTACCTCGCCAGCCAGTCCCTCGGGGCGCTGGCGGCCAGCCTGACTCTCAAGGGGATGTTTCCTGAGCACGCCACGCTCGGAGCGACCGTTCCGGCCGGCGGACCTCTGCAGGCCTTTCTCATGGAGGCGATCCTGACCTGGATCCTGATGACCGTCATCCTCCGGGTTTCGGTCGGCGCGCGGGAGACGGGGGCCATGGCGGGAGTCGCCGTCGGCGCGGTGATCGCCCTGGAAGCCCTGTTCGGCGGTCCCGTCAGCGGCGCCTCGATGAATCCCGCCCGTTCGCTGGCGCCGGCCATCGTCTCGAGGCAGCTCGGGACGCTCTGGATCTACATCGCCGCTCCGATTCTGGGAGCGCTCGCCGGGGTGGCACTGGATCGCGCGATCAGTGAGCCGCCCCTCGAACCCGTCACGTCCAAGGAATGA
- a CDS encoding arsenate reductase ArsC, with product MPAALRKIVFVCVENSNRSQMAEAFARIHGAGKVEPFSAGSRPSGRVNPKAIEAMREVGYDLTSHRSKGLEQFNGTDVEAAVTMGCGDECPLVRANRRVDWQIPDPRDMSPEQFREVRDLIEARVKELIASL from the coding sequence ATGCCGGCCGCGCTCAGGAAGATCGTTTTCGTCTGCGTCGAGAACTCCAATCGCAGCCAGATGGCGGAGGCGTTCGCCCGCATCCACGGCGCGGGCAAAGTCGAGCCCTTCAGCGCCGGGTCGCGTCCCTCCGGCCGCGTCAATCCCAAGGCGATCGAGGCGATGCGGGAGGTCGGTTACGACCTTACCTCCCACCGGTCGAAGGGACTGGAACAGTTCAACGGCACGGACGTCGAGGCGGCGGTGACGATGGGCTGCGGCGACGAATGCCCGCTGGTGCGGGCGAATCGTCGCGTCGACTGGCAGATCCCCGACCCGCGGGACATGAGTCCCGAGCAGTTCCGGGAGGTTCGCGATCTCATCGAGGCCCGGGTCAAAGAGCTGATCGCATCCCTGTGA
- a CDS encoding PQQ-binding-like beta-propeller repeat protein, producing MVPWLPERLPGPDAVAWSRRMSSPALAGVAATREFVIVADRDPADRVDIFRCFHADGSEAWTLRYSAPGSLDYGNSPRATPLLHDKVAYLSGAHGHFHAVELATGKVLWKKHFLKDFDGPAKLSWGFCGSPIVVEGRLVIQPGGRDASIVALDPATGEVLWKSPGRPPGHSSLIAAEIAGRTQLIGYDDQTLGGWDVATGERRWTLKPEHSGDFNVPTPIVSDGRLIVATENNGTRLYEFDPAGGLVATPLAASDELLPDCQTPVLVEGMLFGVAHQLFCLDTGDALRLRWRSDESGFREYASLIAGPDCVLATTLQGQLILFAADAEGYRKISEVRVFDDEAGLYSHPALVGRRLYVRGSGSLLCLRLGDE from the coding sequence GTGGTCCCCTGGCTGCCGGAGCGGCTTCCCGGTCCCGATGCGGTGGCGTGGAGCCGGCGGATGTCGAGCCCGGCGCTCGCCGGAGTCGCCGCCACGCGCGAGTTCGTGATCGTGGCGGACCGCGACCCCGCCGACCGCGTCGATATCTTCCGCTGCTTCCATGCGGACGGAAGCGAGGCGTGGACGCTGCGGTACTCCGCCCCCGGCAGCCTCGACTACGGAAACTCCCCGCGGGCAACGCCGCTCCTCCACGACAAGGTCGCCTATCTGTCCGGAGCCCACGGCCACTTCCACGCGGTGGAGCTCGCCACGGGGAAGGTGCTGTGGAAGAAGCACTTTCTGAAGGACTTCGACGGGCCCGCGAAGCTGTCCTGGGGGTTCTGCGGCTCGCCGATCGTGGTTGAGGGACGCCTCGTGATCCAACCCGGAGGCCGGGACGCGTCGATCGTGGCGCTCGATCCGGCTACGGGCGAGGTCCTCTGGAAATCCCCCGGCCGACCGCCGGGGCACAGCTCGCTGATCGCGGCCGAGATCGCCGGCAGGACGCAGCTCATCGGCTATGACGACCAGACGCTCGGCGGCTGGGACGTCGCCACCGGGGAGCGGCGGTGGACGCTCAAGCCGGAGCATTCCGGGGACTTCAATGTCCCGACGCCGATCGTGTCGGACGGCCGCCTGATCGTGGCGACGGAGAACAATGGAACGAGACTCTACGAGTTCGATCCCGCCGGCGGCCTCGTCGCCACGCCCCTCGCCGCCAGCGACGAGCTTCTGCCCGATTGCCAGACGCCGGTGCTGGTCGAGGGAATGCTCTTCGGCGTGGCCCACCAGCTGTTCTGCCTCGACACGGGGGACGCGCTCCGCCTGCGGTGGCGATCGGATGAGTCGGGATTCCGGGAGTACGCCAGCCTCATCGCCGGACCGGACTGCGTCCTGGCGACCACGTTGCAGGGACAGCTCATTCTCTTCGCGGCGGACGCGGAGGGCTATCGGAAGATCTCAGAAGTCCGGGTCTTCGACGACGAAGCGGGACTGTATTCCCACCCGGCCCTCGTCGGGAGGCGGCTCTACGTCCGGGGGAGCGGCTCCCTCCTTTGCCTGCGACTGGGCGACGAGTGA
- a CDS encoding PhnD/SsuA/transferrin family substrate-binding protein, translating into MRRVLCLCVAFWLGLTPVLNAEDAGPGRPARPMVLVVMDPLAKPLSCPCVAGYAQRDYEKLAEAMSRSLGQEVKLVFNESLRGAKKKADLAAVDLVIGKQSVVLHDAAALGMNFAKVAMLTGKDGKTTQRGLIVVAASDSAQNVADLKDYRMFFGPQECEEKHHAAIQLLQEHGVKPPATIETAVACDEGAIKILKLAEEKTPACAVISSYAKPLLEGCGQVPKGSLRVVGETGEIPFIAAYVNADLDSAERDRIAAALVKSTGDIALRLALETKRGFVAEADAAKKK; encoded by the coding sequence ATGCGCCGTGTCCTGTGCCTGTGTGTTGCGTTCTGGCTCGGCCTGACGCCCGTTCTGAATGCGGAGGACGCCGGGCCGGGCCGGCCGGCCCGGCCGATGGTTCTCGTGGTCATGGACCCCCTCGCCAAGCCGCTCTCCTGTCCGTGCGTTGCCGGGTACGCCCAGCGCGACTACGAGAAGCTCGCCGAGGCGATGTCCCGATCGCTGGGCCAGGAGGTCAAGCTGGTCTTCAACGAGTCGCTCCGCGGCGCGAAGAAGAAGGCTGACCTTGCCGCCGTCGATCTCGTCATCGGCAAGCAGTCGGTCGTCCTGCACGATGCCGCCGCCCTGGGGATGAACTTCGCCAAGGTGGCGATGCTGACGGGAAAGGACGGCAAGACGACCCAGCGGGGCCTGATCGTTGTAGCCGCGTCGGATTCCGCCCAGAACGTCGCTGACCTCAAGGACTACCGGATGTTCTTCGGCCCGCAGGAGTGCGAGGAGAAGCATCACGCGGCGATACAGCTGCTGCAGGAACACGGGGTCAAGCCTCCGGCAACGATCGAAACCGCGGTGGCCTGCGACGAGGGTGCGATCAAGATCCTGAAGCTGGCCGAAGAGAAGACTCCAGCCTGCGCCGTCATCTCCAGCTACGCGAAGCCGCTGCTCGAGGGGTGCGGCCAGGTCCCCAAGGGGTCGCTGCGAGTCGTGGGAGAAACCGGGGAGATCCCCTTCATCGCTGCCTATGTGAACGCGGATCTCGACTCCGCGGAGCGTGACCGCATCGCCGCGGCGCTCGTCAAGTCGACGGGCGACATCGCGCTCCGGCTGGCGCTGGAGACGAAGCGCGGCTTTGTGGCCGAGGCCGACGCGGCAAAAAAAAAGTAG
- a CDS encoding DUF1294 domain-containing protein, with protein MRHVAIGYLGLVLVMSLWTFLVYGFDKRRAVRGGRRVPEQTLHLLALLGGWPGAYLGQRLFRHKISKVPFLAIFWLVVAIHFALVGGVAYAVLAGGAQHPLPWPPSLWQAEREPEPSMTICGVRPEPPRPPR; from the coding sequence ATGCGGCACGTCGCCATTGGCTATCTGGGCCTCGTCCTCGTGATGAGCCTGTGGACGTTTCTGGTGTACGGCTTCGACAAACGCCGCGCGGTCCGGGGAGGACGGCGGGTTCCCGAGCAGACGCTCCATCTGCTGGCCCTCCTGGGAGGCTGGCCCGGCGCGTATCTCGGACAGCGGCTGTTCCGGCACAAGATCAGCAAGGTGCCTTTTCTGGCCATCTTCTGGCTCGTCGTCGCGATCCACTTCGCTCTCGTGGGAGGAGTCGCGTACGCCGTCCTGGCCGGCGGCGCCCAGCATCCCCTGCCATGGCCGCCGTCGCTCTGGCAGGCGGAGCGGGAGCCGGAACCGTCGATGACCATCTGCGGCGTGAGACCGGAGCCACCACGACCGCCTCGATAG